One genomic region from Paraburkholderia azotifigens encodes:
- a CDS encoding LysE family translocator: MFGITHFEFFVVAVFLLNVTPGPDTAYIVGRSVAQGRGAGLMSALGISAGCCVHSLACAFGLTALLAASATAFTVIKFVGAIYLVYLGVRLILTRPEAGPAAGDARAAGAPKSLRQLFLQGFWTNVLNPKVVLFFVSFFPQFVSADSGNKTVAFLTLGVVFVVMSMAWNSFVAWIAGSVTRRFSGKPGVKKWLDRTVGSAFVGLGIRLATATR; the protein is encoded by the coding sequence ATGTTCGGCATCACCCATTTCGAGTTTTTCGTCGTCGCGGTCTTTCTGCTCAACGTCACGCCGGGGCCCGACACCGCTTACATCGTCGGCCGGAGCGTCGCGCAGGGGCGCGGCGCGGGTCTGATGTCGGCACTGGGCATCTCGGCAGGGTGCTGTGTGCACTCGCTCGCGTGCGCCTTCGGGCTGACCGCGCTGCTGGCAGCATCGGCGACGGCGTTCACCGTGATCAAGTTCGTCGGCGCGATTTATCTCGTTTATCTCGGCGTGCGTCTCATCCTGACCAGGCCGGAAGCGGGCCCGGCCGCGGGCGACGCGCGCGCGGCGGGCGCGCCCAAGTCCTTGCGCCAGCTTTTCCTGCAAGGCTTCTGGACCAACGTGCTGAATCCGAAGGTTGTCCTGTTCTTCGTGTCGTTCTTTCCGCAATTCGTGTCCGCGGACAGCGGCAACAAGACAGTGGCGTTCCTGACGCTCGGCGTCGTGTTCGTCGTGATGAGCATGGCGTGGAACAGCTTCGTCGCATGGATCGCCGGCAGCGTCACGCGCCGCTTCTCCGGCAAGCCGGGCGTGAAGAAGTGGCTGGATCGCACGGTTGGCAGTGCGTTCGTCGGGCTGGGCATCAGGCTCGCCACGGCAACGCGGTGA
- the dprA gene encoding DNA-processing protein DprA — protein sequence MQTLPLTDSELTAWLRLAVAPGLNPAALRRLLAVFGLPETVLSQTFAALAEATDEATARAALAPPSADFPALLDAVRAWRELPRNALVTLDDPAYPPTLLTMPDPPPLLYVKGRIELLHARSVAVVGSRSATPQGIEDASRFARAFSDAGVTVVSGLAAGVDGAAHRGALQARGSTVAVIGTGADVVYPAAHHALAHQIADHGAILSEWPLGTPARSANFPQRNRLIAGIVRGVLIVEAAMRSGSLITARLANEMGRDVFAIPGSIHAPLARGCHRMIKQGAKLVETPEDVLEELGFAASPPDQAPASRLRIVPQPDRTGIDSRRDALPGSTAEARRLLDALGHSPATLEILAERTDMDDTLLQSTLLRLELAGELCALPGGRYVRAVHSA from the coding sequence ATGCAGACGCTTCCCCTGACAGACTCAGAACTCACCGCCTGGTTGCGGCTCGCCGTGGCGCCCGGACTGAATCCGGCTGCCCTGCGCCGGCTGCTCGCGGTCTTCGGCCTGCCCGAAACGGTGCTTTCGCAGACCTTTGCCGCACTCGCCGAGGCCACCGACGAAGCCACTGCCCGCGCCGCGCTCGCGCCGCCATCTGCAGACTTTCCCGCGCTGCTCGACGCGGTGCGCGCCTGGCGCGAACTGCCGCGCAACGCTTTGGTCACGCTCGACGATCCTGCCTATCCGCCTACTTTGCTGACCATGCCCGATCCGCCGCCGCTGCTATATGTAAAAGGCCGGATCGAATTGCTGCACGCGCGCAGCGTCGCGGTAGTCGGAAGCCGCAGCGCGACGCCGCAGGGAATCGAAGACGCCTCACGCTTCGCCCGCGCGTTCTCGGACGCCGGCGTGACGGTGGTATCGGGCCTCGCGGCGGGCGTCGATGGCGCCGCGCATCGCGGGGCGCTTCAGGCGCGCGGCAGCACGGTCGCCGTGATCGGCACGGGCGCAGATGTCGTGTATCCGGCTGCCCATCACGCGCTTGCGCATCAGATCGCCGACCACGGTGCGATCCTGTCGGAATGGCCGCTCGGCACGCCGGCTCGTTCCGCGAATTTCCCACAGCGCAACCGGCTGATTGCGGGGATCGTGCGCGGCGTGCTGATCGTCGAAGCGGCGATGCGTTCCGGCTCGCTGATCACGGCGCGGCTTGCCAATGAAATGGGGCGCGACGTGTTCGCGATTCCCGGTTCGATCCATGCGCCGCTGGCGCGCGGCTGTCACCGGATGATCAAGCAAGGCGCGAAACTCGTCGAAACGCCGGAAGATGTGCTCGAAGAGTTAGGATTCGCCGCGTCGCCGCCAGACCAGGCGCCCGCGTCCAGGCTGCGAATTGTTCCGCAGCCTGATCGAACAGGCATCGACTCACGGCGGGACGCCTTGCCAGGTTCGACGGCCGAAGCCAGACGCCTGCTCGACGCGCTCGGCCATTCGCCCGCCACGCTTGAAATCCTGGCCGAACGCACCGACATGGACGACACGCTGCTGCAAAGCACGCTGCTGCGGCTCGAACTGGCTGGCGAGCTGTGTGCGCTACCGGGCGGCCGGTACGTCCGCGCGGTGCACAGCGCCTGA
- a CDS encoding LysR family transcriptional regulator, giving the protein MDHLQSMRVFVKVADLGSFARAASAMDISNAVATRHVADLEGRLGTRLLNRTTRSLSLTESGQVYLERARQILDELEDVEQMVVARNHEPVGTLRIVAPVVFGLHNLAPVLQTYAERYPKVIPDVTLVDRQVDLVEEGFDVGVVIARHMRSASIVTRRLTTGCMTVCATPAYLEKHGTPTRPEQLLEHPCLSLPSEYWGDERVFTGPDGEIRVRPTNVIVANNTEMLRQFALLGMGIAILPSYLIGRDTTRGKLVRLLSDYRLPQVEINIAYPSRRHLPAKVRTFIDHLVEHFNQTPNSKLGEQWVKDGVERAPSMLESTAMSMPPEAFDGAEPLSSLLDGEIPAKPTRTLNRSRGIASPTH; this is encoded by the coding sequence ATGGATCATTTGCAGTCGATGCGAGTTTTCGTCAAAGTGGCGGATCTCGGAAGTTTTGCCCGCGCGGCTAGCGCGATGGATATTTCAAACGCAGTTGCGACCCGTCACGTCGCCGATCTCGAAGGCCGGCTTGGCACCCGACTGCTCAACCGCACCACCCGTAGTCTTTCGCTGACCGAGTCCGGTCAGGTGTATCTGGAGCGCGCCCGCCAGATTCTCGACGAACTCGAAGACGTCGAGCAGATGGTCGTTGCGCGTAATCACGAGCCTGTCGGCACGCTGCGTATCGTTGCGCCCGTCGTGTTCGGGCTGCACAACCTGGCGCCCGTGCTGCAGACGTACGCCGAGCGCTATCCGAAAGTGATTCCCGATGTGACGCTGGTCGACCGGCAAGTCGATCTCGTCGAAGAAGGTTTCGATGTCGGCGTCGTGATTGCTCGCCATATGCGCAGCGCGAGCATCGTCACGCGTCGCCTGACGACGGGCTGCATGACCGTCTGCGCGACGCCGGCGTATCTGGAAAAGCACGGCACGCCGACGCGCCCCGAGCAACTGCTCGAGCATCCGTGCCTGTCGCTGCCTTCCGAATACTGGGGCGACGAGCGCGTGTTCACCGGCCCGGACGGCGAGATACGTGTGCGCCCGACCAATGTGATCGTCGCGAACAACACGGAAATGCTGCGTCAGTTCGCCTTGCTCGGCATGGGCATCGCGATCCTGCCGAGCTATCTGATCGGGCGTGACACGACGCGCGGCAAACTGGTTCGTCTCTTGAGCGACTATCGTCTGCCGCAGGTCGAGATCAACATCGCTTACCCGAGCCGCCGACATTTGCCGGCGAAGGTCCGCACGTTCATCGATCACCTCGTCGAGCACTTCAACCAGACGCCGAACAGCAAGCTGGGCGAGCAGTGGGTGAAAGACGGCGTGGAACGCGCGCCGTCGATGCTCGAATCGACCGCGATGTCGATGCCGCCCGAAGCCTTCGACGGCGCAGAGCCGCTATCGAGCCTGCTGGACGGCGAAATCCCGGCCAAGCCGACGCGCACGCTGAACCGTTCGCGCGGTATCGCTTCGCCGACGCACTGA
- the htpX gene encoding zinc metalloprotease HtpX: MFNWVKTAMLMAAITALFVVIGGMIGGRSGMMLALLIALGMNFFSYWFSDKMVLRMYNAQEVDETSAPQFYRMIRDLSTRANLPMPRVYLIDEDQPNAFATGRNPEHAAVAATTGILRVLSEREMRGVMAHELAHVKHRDILISTISATMAGAISALANFAMFFGGRDENGRPANPIAGIAVALLAPIAGALIQMAISRAREFEADRGGAQISGDPQALASALDKIHRYANGIPFPTAEAHPATAQMMIMNPLAGGGIANLFSTHPATEERIARLMEMARTGRFE; this comes from the coding sequence ATGTTCAACTGGGTGAAAACCGCGATGTTGATGGCCGCGATCACGGCACTCTTCGTCGTGATCGGCGGCATGATCGGTGGCCGAAGCGGCATGATGCTCGCGCTGCTGATCGCGCTCGGGATGAATTTCTTCTCGTACTGGTTCTCGGACAAGATGGTTCTGCGCATGTACAACGCGCAGGAGGTCGACGAGACGAGTGCGCCGCAGTTCTACCGGATGATTCGCGACCTGTCCACGCGCGCCAATCTGCCGATGCCACGCGTCTATCTGATCGACGAAGACCAGCCGAATGCATTCGCGACAGGGCGTAATCCCGAACACGCGGCCGTTGCGGCGACGACGGGCATTCTGCGTGTGCTGTCCGAGCGGGAAATGCGCGGCGTGATGGCCCATGAACTGGCGCACGTGAAGCACCGCGACATCCTGATCTCGACGATTTCGGCGACGATGGCGGGTGCGATCTCGGCGCTCGCGAACTTCGCGATGTTCTTCGGCGGCCGCGACGAGAACGGCCGTCCGGCAAATCCGATCGCGGGCATCGCGGTCGCGCTGCTGGCGCCAATCGCGGGCGCGCTGATCCAGATGGCAATTTCGCGCGCGCGTGAGTTCGAAGCGGACCGCGGAGGCGCGCAGATTTCGGGCGATCCGCAGGCGCTTGCGTCGGCGCTGGACAAGATTCATCGCTACGCAAACGGCATTCCGTTCCCGACAGCCGAGGCGCATCCGGCTACCGCGCAGATGATGATCATGAATCCGCTGGCGGGCGGGGGCATCGCGAACCTGTTCTCGACGCACCCGGCCACCGAAGAGCGCATTGCGCGTCTGATGGAAATGGCGCGGACAGGGCGCTTCGAATAA
- a CDS encoding DUF4390 domain-containing protein, whose protein sequence is MIIKRFLPLRLVAALWIALALCLTAAGPACAESIAVQRASLQSDGSGWSLDARFEFELNSNLEDAVNKGIPLYFTTDFELSRPRWYWFDEQPVSVSQSIRLSFQPLTREYRVSTGGLQLGFASLNEALAVIKHVTSWHVIDRSQVHAGETYNASVRMQLDVALMPKPFQIDAVNNRDWNLASDWKRFTFTVTERAK, encoded by the coding sequence GTGATCATCAAACGCTTTCTTCCGCTACGGCTCGTGGCCGCGCTCTGGATTGCGCTGGCCCTTTGCCTCACGGCAGCCGGGCCGGCGTGCGCCGAATCGATCGCCGTGCAACGTGCGTCCCTGCAATCCGACGGCAGCGGTTGGAGCCTCGATGCGCGCTTCGAGTTCGAGCTGAACAGCAACCTCGAAGACGCCGTCAACAAAGGCATACCGCTTTACTTCACAACGGACTTCGAACTGAGCCGGCCGCGCTGGTACTGGTTCGATGAACAGCCGGTGAGCGTATCGCAAAGCATTCGACTCTCGTTTCAGCCGCTCACGCGCGAGTACCGCGTATCGACGGGCGGCTTGCAGCTCGGCTTCGCTTCGTTGAACGAGGCGCTTGCCGTCATCAAGCATGTCACGTCGTGGCATGTGATCGATCGCAGCCAGGTTCATGCGGGAGAGACGTACAACGCATCGGTGCGCATGCAGCTGGATGTCGCGTTGATGCCCAAGCCGTTCCAGATCGACGCGGTCAATAACCGCGACTGGAACCTTGCTTCCGACTGGAAGCGCTTTACCTTCACGGTGACCGAACGTGCTAAATAA
- a CDS encoding DNA topoisomerase III, translating to MSKALIIAEKPSVANDIARALGGFTKHDEYFESDDFVLSSAVGHLLEIAAPEEYEVKRGKWSFANLPVIPPHFDLNPIAKSESRLKVLNKLIKRKDVDRLINACDAGREGELIFRLIAQHAKAKQPVQRLWLQSMTPAAIRDGFAQLRTDADMQPLADAARCRSEADWLVGINGTRAMTAFNSKGGGFFLTTVGRVQTPTLSIVVEREEKIRRFVPRDYWEVKAEFVCAAGFYEGRWYDPKFKKDEFDPEKRDSRLWSLPAAETIVAACRGQTGSVTEESKPSTQLSPALFDLTSLQREANGRFGFSAKNTLGLAQALYEKHKVLTYPRTDARALPEDYLETVKHTMEMLKESNNYLPHAKQVLDKGWVKPNKRIFDNSKISDHFAIIPTLQAPKALSEPEQKLYDLVVKRFLAVFFPAAEYRVTTRITEVVGHHFKTEGKVLVEPGWLQVYGRETGGEDANLVPVQKDEKVKTDKIAAQQLVTKPPARYNEATLLSAMEGAGKLVEDDELREAMAAKGLGTPATRAAIIEGLLGEKYLVREGRELIPTAKAFQLMTLLRGLDVKELTAPELTGEWEYKLSQMERGKLPRDAFMQEIARMTQTIVKRAKEYDSDTIPGDYATLQTPCPNCGGQVKENYRRFACTKCEFSISKIPGGRQFEIEEVEELLQKKEIGPLSGFRSKMGRPFSAILKLSFDDETKNYKLEFDFGQDQGGEDGEAPDFSEQQPVGACPKCSGKVFEHGMSYVCENSVANPKTCDFRSGKVILQQEITREQMAKLLENGRTDLLTNFKSSRTGRNFKAFLVKQNDGKIGFEFEKKEPKEGAKSAAAKSAAKAAPESANGEAANEEAPAKKVAVKKTAAKTAAAKKAPAKKAGAKTTAAKSAARKTGS from the coding sequence ATGTCCAAAGCACTGATCATCGCCGAAAAGCCATCCGTCGCGAACGACATCGCGCGGGCTTTGGGCGGTTTTACCAAGCATGACGAGTACTTCGAGAGCGACGACTTTGTCCTTTCGTCGGCAGTCGGCCATCTGCTGGAGATCGCCGCGCCCGAAGAATATGAAGTCAAACGGGGCAAATGGAGTTTTGCCAATCTCCCCGTTATTCCGCCCCATTTCGACCTGAATCCGATCGCGAAAAGCGAATCGCGGTTGAAGGTGCTGAACAAGCTGATCAAGCGAAAAGACGTCGACCGTCTGATCAACGCATGTGACGCGGGGCGCGAAGGCGAACTGATTTTCCGTCTGATTGCGCAGCACGCGAAGGCGAAGCAACCGGTGCAGCGTCTGTGGCTGCAGTCGATGACGCCCGCCGCGATCCGCGACGGCTTCGCTCAACTGCGCACCGACGCCGACATGCAGCCGCTCGCGGATGCCGCGCGCTGCCGCTCGGAAGCGGACTGGCTGGTCGGCATCAACGGCACGCGCGCGATGACCGCGTTCAACAGTAAAGGCGGCGGCTTCTTCCTGACCACGGTCGGGCGCGTGCAGACGCCGACGCTGTCGATCGTCGTCGAGCGTGAAGAAAAGATCCGCCGCTTCGTGCCGCGCGACTACTGGGAAGTGAAGGCCGAGTTCGTCTGCGCGGCGGGCTTCTATGAAGGCCGCTGGTACGACCCGAAGTTCAAGAAAGACGAGTTCGATCCGGAAAAGCGCGATTCGCGCCTGTGGAGCCTGCCGGCTGCGGAAACGATCGTCGCGGCCTGTCGCGGCCAAACGGGCAGCGTGACGGAAGAATCGAAGCCGTCGACGCAACTGTCGCCCGCGCTGTTCGACCTCACCAGCCTGCAGCGCGAAGCCAACGGCCGCTTCGGCTTCTCGGCGAAGAACACGCTGGGCCTTGCCCAGGCGCTGTACGAAAAGCATAAGGTGCTGACCTATCCGCGTACCGACGCGCGCGCGCTGCCGGAAGACTACCTGGAAACGGTCAAGCACACGATGGAAATGCTCAAGGAGAGCAACAACTATCTGCCGCACGCCAAACAGGTGCTCGACAAGGGCTGGGTGAAGCCGAACAAGCGCATCTTCGACAACTCGAAGATCAGCGACCACTTCGCCATCATCCCGACCCTGCAGGCGCCGAAGGCGCTCTCCGAGCCCGAGCAGAAGCTGTACGACCTCGTCGTGAAGCGCTTTCTCGCCGTGTTCTTCCCGGCTGCCGAGTACCGCGTGACCACGCGTATCACGGAAGTCGTCGGCCATCATTTCAAGACCGAAGGCAAGGTGCTCGTCGAGCCGGGCTGGCTGCAGGTCTATGGCCGCGAGACGGGTGGCGAGGACGCGAACCTCGTCCCCGTTCAGAAGGACGAGAAGGTCAAGACCGACAAGATCGCCGCCCAGCAACTCGTCACGAAGCCGCCCGCACGTTACAACGAAGCGACGCTGCTCTCGGCGATGGAAGGCGCGGGCAAGCTCGTCGAAGACGACGAACTCCGCGAAGCGATGGCCGCGAAGGGCCTTGGCACGCCGGCTACGCGCGCAGCCATCATCGAAGGTCTGCTCGGTGAAAAGTATCTGGTCCGCGAAGGCCGCGAACTGATTCCCACGGCCAAGGCGTTCCAGTTGATGACGCTGCTGCGCGGCCTCGACGTGAAGGAACTGACCGCGCCCGAACTGACAGGCGAATGGGAATACAAGCTGTCGCAGATGGAACGCGGCAAGCTGCCGCGCGACGCGTTCATGCAGGAAATTGCCCGCATGACGCAGACCATCGTCAAGCGCGCGAAGGAATACGATTCCGACACGATCCCCGGCGATTACGCGACGCTGCAAACGCCCTGTCCCAACTGCGGCGGCCAGGTGAAGGAGAATTATCGGCGCTTCGCATGCACGAAATGCGAATTTTCGATCTCGAAGATCCCGGGCGGGCGGCAGTTCGAAATCGAAGAAGTCGAAGAGCTGTTGCAGAAGAAGGAAATCGGCCCGCTGTCCGGCTTCCGCAGCAAGATGGGGCGTCCGTTCTCGGCAATTCTCAAGCTGTCGTTCGACGACGAAACGAAGAACTACAAGCTCGAATTCGACTTCGGCCAGGATCAGGGCGGCGAAGACGGCGAGGCGCCGGACTTCTCGGAGCAGCAGCCCGTCGGCGCGTGTCCGAAGTGCAGCGGTAAGGTGTTCGAGCACGGCATGAGCTATGTCTGCGAAAACTCTGTCGCGAATCCGAAGACTTGCGACTTCCGTTCGGGCAAGGTGATCCTGCAGCAGGAAATCACGCGCGAGCAGATGGCGAAGCTGCTGGAAAACGGACGCACCGACCTGCTGACGAACTTCAAGTCGTCGCGCACGGGCCGCAACTTCAAGGCATTCCTCGTCAAGCAGAACGACGGCAAGATCGGCTTCGAGTTCGAGAAGAAGGAACCGAAGGAAGGCGCGAAATCGGCGGCGGCGAAATCCGCAGCCAAGGCAGCGCCTGAGTCCGCGAACGGCGAGGCGGCGAATGAAGAAGCGCCCGCGAAGAAGGTTGCCGTGAAGAAAACCGCCGCGAAAACGGCTGCGGCGAAGAAGGCGCCCGCCAAGAAGGCTGGCGCGAAAACCACGGCTGCGAAATCCGCTGCTCGCAAGACGGGTTCATAG
- a CDS encoding thioredoxin family protein, whose product MPALNLDTDSKRIAELVSNSETLFVACLCAEWCGTCREYRAAFDALADRHPDVCFAWIDIETHADRFDDLDVENFPTILIEDGVTTRFFGTVLPQASIVERMLVDLTAVPGIKGAPKMRPALLEA is encoded by the coding sequence ATGCCCGCGCTGAACCTGGACACCGACTCGAAACGGATCGCCGAACTGGTCAGCAATAGCGAGACGCTTTTCGTTGCGTGTCTTTGCGCGGAATGGTGCGGAACCTGCCGCGAGTACCGTGCAGCGTTCGATGCACTGGCGGACAGGCATCCCGACGTCTGCTTCGCGTGGATCGATATCGAAACACATGCGGATCGCTTCGACGATCTTGATGTCGAGAATTTCCCGACAATTCTTATAGAAGATGGCGTTACCACGCGCTTCTTCGGAACGGTGTTGCCGCAAGCGTCGATCGTCGAACGAATGCTGGTCGATCTGACTGCAGTGCCCGGCATCAAAGGGGCACCGAAAATGCGGCCGGCGCTGCTCGAAGCCTGA
- the fmt gene encoding methionyl-tRNA formyltransferase, which produces MSHTLRVIFAGTPEFAAAALAAIHAAGFPVPLVLTQPDRPAGRGMKLQASPVKRYAQEHGIEVAQPPSLRRNGKFPAEATAAIDQLRATPHDVMVVAAYGLLLPQEVLDIAPHGCINIHASLLPRWRGAAPIHRAIEAGDAETGITLMQMDAGLDTGAMISEVRTPIAGTDTTATLHDRLAEAGAQLIVDALIELERSGKLASFPQPAEGATYAEKIGKHEAALDWRRSAAELARQVRAFDPFPGGAATLDGAVLKVWSAAATDTMRKAEPGTIVEVSPEGVVVACGEGALRITQLQKPGGKRLPVRDFLAGSTLSTGQKFELAQPQ; this is translated from the coding sequence ATGAGTCATACGTTGCGCGTCATTTTCGCCGGTACGCCGGAGTTCGCTGCCGCGGCGCTAGCCGCGATCCACGCGGCCGGCTTCCCGGTGCCGCTCGTGCTCACCCAGCCGGACCGCCCGGCAGGGCGAGGCATGAAGCTGCAGGCAAGCCCGGTCAAGCGTTACGCACAGGAGCACGGCATCGAAGTCGCGCAGCCGCCTTCGTTGCGTCGTAACGGCAAGTTTCCGGCGGAAGCCACGGCCGCCATCGACCAGTTGCGCGCAACGCCGCACGACGTGATGGTGGTCGCCGCCTACGGCCTGCTGCTGCCGCAGGAAGTGCTCGATATCGCGCCACACGGCTGCATCAACATTCACGCGTCGCTGCTCCCGCGCTGGCGCGGCGCCGCGCCGATTCACCGTGCAATCGAAGCAGGCGATGCCGAGACGGGCATCACGCTGATGCAGATGGACGCGGGGCTCGACACGGGCGCGATGATTTCCGAAGTCCGCACGCCGATCGCCGGCACCGATACGACGGCGACGCTGCACGACCGTCTTGCCGAAGCGGGCGCGCAGCTGATCGTCGACGCGCTGATCGAACTGGAACGCAGCGGCAAGCTCGCGTCTTTCCCGCAGCCCGCTGAGGGCGCGACGTATGCCGAAAAGATCGGCAAGCATGAGGCGGCGCTCGACTGGCGGCGCTCCGCCGCGGAGCTGGCGCGTCAGGTTCGCGCGTTCGATCCGTTCCCCGGCGGTGCCGCGACGCTCGACGGCGCTGTGCTGAAGGTCTGGTCCGCTGCCGCAACCGACACTATGCGCAAGGCCGAACCGGGCACGATTGTCGAGGTCTCGCCCGAAGGCGTCGTCGTGGCATGCGGCGAAGGCGCATTACGCATCACGCAACTTCAGAAGCCGGGTGGCAAGCGGCTTCCCGTCCGCGATTTTCTCGCCGGTTCAACCCTCTCGACAGGGCAGAAATTCGAACTCGCGCAGCCACAATAA
- the rsmB gene encoding 16S rRNA (cytosine(967)-C(5))-methyltransferase RsmB encodes MTRKPSQRPASPPRSRDTRLPTLHLAPESLGFALDSAAQAVGAVRQGAALPAALHSIFMSLPEGVATVSRGAVQDIAYRTMRRLGTAEWLVARLVRKAPSPHVAHVLACALALLIDEESDAAYAPFTVVDQAVNAIGARREYAFAKGLTNAVLRNFLRERDALLGDAQKDAVAHWNYPVWWIDAVRNAWPDAWQAVLTGGNSQGPLTLRVNARRSTVDAYLQTLREHQISATQAGQHAVRLDTPMPVDRIPGFSEGIVSVQDAGAQLAAQWLGVRDGMRVLDACAAPGGKTGHLVELADIDLIALESDATRARRIGENLQRLGLSAHVRVGDAGTPEQWRDAADPPFDRILADVPCSASGIVRRHPDIRWLRRASDIPALVEEQRRILEALWPLVKPGGELLYVTCSIFPEEGELQAQWFGNRHADAVRLDAPGQLLPAVARAPADVSAGSRAGQSTGSSLDHDGFFYARFQKR; translated from the coding sequence ATGACCCGAAAGCCTTCTCAGCGTCCCGCCTCGCCGCCGCGTTCGCGCGACACCCGACTGCCGACGCTGCATCTCGCACCCGAATCGCTCGGTTTCGCACTCGATAGCGCGGCGCAGGCCGTCGGCGCGGTGCGACAGGGCGCGGCGCTTCCCGCTGCCCTGCATTCGATCTTCATGTCGTTGCCGGAAGGCGTCGCGACGGTGTCGCGTGGCGCCGTGCAGGACATCGCGTACCGGACGATGCGCCGGCTCGGTACGGCCGAATGGCTGGTTGCCAGACTCGTGCGCAAGGCGCCGTCACCGCACGTCGCACATGTGCTCGCGTGTGCGTTGGCGTTGCTGATCGATGAAGAGAGCGACGCGGCGTACGCGCCGTTCACGGTGGTCGATCAGGCTGTGAACGCGATCGGTGCGCGGCGTGAGTACGCGTTTGCGAAAGGCTTGACGAATGCGGTGCTGCGCAACTTCCTGCGCGAGCGCGACGCTTTGCTTGGCGATGCGCAGAAGGACGCCGTTGCTCACTGGAATTATCCCGTCTGGTGGATCGACGCTGTTCGCAACGCATGGCCCGACGCATGGCAAGCCGTGCTAACAGGGGGCAACAGCCAGGGGCCGCTGACGTTGCGGGTGAACGCGCGCCGCTCGACCGTCGACGCGTATCTGCAAACGTTGCGCGAGCATCAGATTTCCGCGACGCAAGCGGGGCAGCACGCCGTGCGTCTCGATACGCCGATGCCCGTCGATCGCATTCCCGGCTTCAGCGAAGGCATCGTCTCCGTGCAGGACGCGGGCGCGCAACTCGCCGCGCAGTGGCTCGGCGTGCGCGATGGCATGCGCGTGCTGGATGCCTGCGCGGCGCCCGGCGGCAAGACGGGCCATCTGGTCGAACTCGCGGACATCGATCTGATCGCGCTCGAAAGCGACGCGACGCGCGCACGCCGGATCGGCGAAAACCTGCAGCGTCTGGGTTTGAGCGCGCACGTGCGCGTCGGCGATGCGGGCACTCCGGAGCAATGGCGCGACGCCGCCGACCCGCCTTTCGATCGCATTCTGGCCGACGTGCCTTGCTCCGCTTCGGGCATCGTGCGGCGGCATCCGGACATTCGCTGGCTGCGTCGCGCGTCGGACATTCCCGCGCTCGTCGAAGAGCAGCGGCGCATTCTCGAAGCGCTCTGGCCGCTCGTCAAACCGGGCGGCGAGTTGTTGTACGTTACGTGTTCGATCTTTCCGGAAGAAGGCGAGTTGCAGGCTCAGTGGTTTGGAAACCGACACGCGGATGCGGTACGATTGGACGCGCCGGGGCAACTGCTTCCCGCAGTCGCCCGCGCGCCCGCCGACGTATCGGCTGGTTCCCGCGCCGGACAAAGCACTGGTTCGAGCTTAGACCACGACGGATTCTTCTACGCGCGCTTTCAGAAACGGTGA
- the def gene encoding peptide deformylase — MALLNILNYPDKRLHKVAKPVDKVDDRIRKLVADMAETMYAAPGVGLAATQVDVHERVIVIDVSDTHEELRAFINPEIVWSSDERKIHEEGCLSVPGIYDNVERAEKVRVRALNEKGETFELDCEGLLAVCIQHEMDHLMGKVFVEYLSPLKQTRIKSKMKKLAHAM; from the coding sequence ATGGCTTTACTCAACATCCTCAATTACCCGGACAAGCGGCTGCATAAGGTCGCGAAGCCGGTCGATAAGGTCGATGACCGTATCCGCAAGCTCGTCGCCGATATGGCCGAGACGATGTACGCTGCGCCCGGCGTCGGCCTCGCGGCAACGCAGGTCGACGTGCACGAACGCGTGATCGTGATCGACGTGTCCGATACGCACGAAGAACTGCGCGCGTTCATCAACCCGGAAATCGTCTGGTCGAGCGACGAGCGGAAGATCCACGAAGAAGGCTGCCTGTCGGTGCCGGGCATCTACGACAACGTCGAGCGTGCCGAGAAGGTGCGTGTGCGTGCGCTGAACGAGAAGGGAGAAACCTTCGAACTGGATTGCGAAGGGCTGCTCGCCGTCTGCATCCAGCACGAAATGGATCACCTGATGGGCAAGGTGTTCGTCGAGTATCTGTCGCCGCTCAAGCAGACGCGCATCAAGAGCAAGATGAAGAAGCTCGCGCACGCAATGTGA